In the Malus domestica chromosome 16, GDT2T_hap1 genome, one interval contains:
- the LOC103453862 gene encoding LOW QUALITY PROTEIN: uncharacterized protein (The sequence of the model RefSeq protein was modified relative to this genomic sequence to represent the inferred CDS: deleted 1 base in 1 codon), producing the protein MLRGGKSYVSARPAFATDAKRLLVCTGTAVSIFTTSTGLQISSLEGHNASVTSVIVVPGNKALSFCWTASNAHFLYGCSVYNGSTCEGTQENDFQTRKPEAITISPSGKFFGIRYKRKLHIWRVPAIDSKLMISKNITLHHTRNFNVLAFHPTQTIVAADDTSGRILIWTGFGKGIFSDGGKLMKGRSMNNEDERDGVRGDDNAHASSTWHWHGAGISVLSFSSDGAYLYLGGMEGVFVVWQLDTGKKSFCKFLPKIGSPLRYLTDSPDPSLSSISCADNQIHILKMPSMEILKSISGIKRIIESSSTACLMTVKCLRFKSVREIINQEMKSEDARISSLVCHPTRRKVASSSYCGDFKIWVCSDEILQKHEVLQHSGWMCHAVGSYKNKPMTAAAFSGDGSVLAVAAENVITLWDPDNNALVAVIGEMQIVIVSDPNHLWINLSSETYVISSESLY; encoded by the exons ATGCTTAGGGGCGGCAAGAGCTACGTGTCAGCACGTCCGGCCTTCGCCACCGACGCCAAGCGCCTCCTTGTCTGCACAGGCACCGCCGTCTCCATATTTACCACCTCCACTGGTTTGCAG ATATCGTCCTTGGAGGGTCACAATGCATCGGTCACCTCCGTCATAGTAGTTCCCGGCAACAAAGCTCTGAGCTTCTGCTGGACCGCCTCT AATGCCCATTTTCTCTATG gTTGTTCCGTCTACAATGGGTCAACCTGTGAAGGAACAcaagaaaatgattttcag ACTCGAAAACCAGAGGCTATAACTATCAGTCCCTCAGGAAAATTCTTCGGCATCCGGTACAAGCGGAAGCTTCATATATGGAGAGTCCCTGCTATAGACTCGAAACTCATGATTTCTAAGAATATTACTCTGCATCATACAAGAAACTTTAACGTTCTTGCATTTCATCCAACTCAGACAATTGTTGCCGCGGATGATACAAGTGGGAGAATTCTAATCTGGACAGGATTTGGTAAAGGTATATTTTCTGATGGTGGCAAACTAATGAAAGGAAGATCAATGAATAATGAGGATGAAAGGGATGGAGTTAGGGGAGATGACAATGCTCATGCTTCCTCCACATGGCATTGGCATGGTGCTGGAATaagtgttctttctttctcttctgaCGGTGCCTATTTATATTTAG GTGGAATGGAAGGAGTTTTTGTGGTCTGGCAGCTAGACACAGGGAAAAAG AGTTTTTGCAAGTTCTTGCCCAAAATTGGATCTCCTCTTCGATATTTGACTGATTCTCCAGACCCTTCACTTTCTTCT ATATCTTGTGCAGATAATCAAATTCATATACTAAAAATGCCCTCAATGGAAATCTTGAAGTCTATTTCAGGGATCAAG AGAATTATCGAATCCAGTTCTACAGCTTGTTTGATGACCGTGAAATGTCTGAG GTTCAAATCTGTGAGAGAAATCATCAACCAGGAGATGAAGTCAGA GGATGCTAGAATTTCTTCCCTTGTGTGCCATCCTACTCGTCGTAAGGTTGCCAGCTCATCCTATTGTGGGGATTTCAAG ATTTGGGTTTGCAGTGATGAGATTCTGCAGAAACATGAGGTTCTGCAACATTCTGGTTGGATGTGTCATGCTGTAGGTTCATACAA GAATAAGCCAATGACAGCTGCTGCATTTTCTGGTGATGGTTCTGTTCTGGCAGTTGCAGCCGAAAATGTAATCACACTATGGGATCCCGACAACAATGCACTTGTAGCTGTGATTGGAGAGATGCAGATTGTGATTGTTTCAGATCCCAATCATCTTTGGATTAATCTTTCATCAGAAACATATGTTATTTCATCTGAATCATTATATTAG